In Stieleria varia, one genomic interval encodes:
- a CDS encoding methionine-R-sulfoxide reductase produces MDSMRISVVSVSRSTRSSVSMLGLLVIALSIGCDETSTQVIDAQDPTQASATEASATETAASQTHESNSIAAPTTGAAASDLETTDSTPQAETNIKDPIMSEKQDAIQESGGEGITDTGAGQSRVVGEYNILNPDEAYVILRKGTEPRSLGGYTMTKDPGTYICRQCNAQLYRSDDKFESHCGWPSFDDEIKGAVKRVPDADGERTEIVCANCKGHLGHVFEGERMTEKNTRHCVNSISMKFVPKGEPLPDKIVQKD; encoded by the coding sequence ATGGACTCCATGAGAATCAGCGTCGTGAGTGTCTCTCGGTCCACTCGCTCCTCTGTATCGATGCTCGGTCTGCTGGTGATCGCGTTGAGTATCGGGTGCGACGAGACATCCACTCAGGTCATTGACGCACAGGATCCGACACAGGCATCAGCAACCGAGGCATCAGCAACCGAAACCGCAGCGTCCCAGACGCACGAGTCGAATTCGATCGCGGCCCCCACAACGGGAGCCGCGGCCTCGGATCTCGAAACCACAGACAGCACACCGCAGGCGGAAACCAACATCAAAGATCCGATCATGAGTGAAAAACAAGACGCCATCCAAGAATCGGGCGGCGAAGGAATCACCGATACCGGCGCAGGTCAATCAAGAGTGGTTGGCGAGTACAACATCCTGAATCCTGATGAGGCCTACGTGATTCTGAGGAAAGGTACCGAGCCGAGATCTCTGGGCGGGTACACGATGACCAAGGATCCGGGGACGTACATTTGCCGACAATGTAATGCACAATTGTACCGGTCAGACGATAAGTTCGAGAGCCATTGTGGATGGCCGAGTTTTGATGATGAGATCAAAGGAGCCGTCAAACGTGTGCCTGATGCCGATGGCGAACGCACCGAGATCGTTTGCGCGAATTGCAAGGGGCACCTCGGGCATGTTTTCGAAGGCGAGCGGATGACCGAGAAAAACACGCGTCACTGCGTCAATTCGATCTCGATGAAATTCGTTCCCAAAGGTGAGCCGCTACCTGATAAGATCGTCCAGAAAGACTAA
- a CDS encoding dockerin type I domain-containing protein — translation MPRLSPFLARTISNVPQRHRRRRLGIESLENRRLLVGEGATFTLPTQVIEPVGLAGDFAAEIDWGDGTTTTVDVADFSGRTDVRIRFDYSLDTSNYFNATRRAILQDVADSITQYFSDQLSAITPSGSNTWNPQVCHPSSGSPSQLCSSFVSVANRVSSVAAGEIIIFAGARDLAGSTRAVAGPGAFSYSGSAAWEATLLGRGQAGATTNPRTDFATWGGSLTVDNNGTDWYFGRDANGIQSGQTDFATIMAHELLHVFGFGFEPTDRTSSWERLTSGTRFVGTQATAAYPLAGNPPLQAVGATRQHWDASLENAGILTLMRSNLKNGERQLMTRLDLAALDDIGWQVTYPAVSRINASHVYPDNGTYDVNVYFRGSEAGQINRSVTADITNVAPTLTAPANQFVVVGQRLSLPADAFTISDPGFRNNSASPATNETFTYSIDWGDLSTPTTGSATQTQAGSATLPTLARFSGSHTYTATGNYTVSATVMDDDGGTVTKTFRVTAGPPPELSLNLSASNISEDAGGAATSLTISRSGSITDDLVVTLMSSDTSEATIATSVTIPANQSSVSVPVAAVDDTLLDGAVIVTLSATAPGLTRQDIALTVQDAESLIITPLRFSLRENAAPEIVARVARSNTDRSQPLQINVSSSDPTQATVEVQGIDANQADAAVRLTPINDSAAENLRTLTYTFDAAGYTGATFVIEFLDDERPYFQNQVDRFDVDTLGTVTALDALLVVNELGRFSGPSNLPPFGSPFASAQRGPYRYDVNGDYLVTALDALQVINEIARRRAEASRSNEGIAATPIASPTVTSKLDETSKLDEEAQWLQWLAADPGRF, via the coding sequence ATGCCTCGACTGAGTCCATTCCTTGCTCGCACCATATCGAACGTTCCCCAGCGTCATCGGCGAAGACGACTAGGGATCGAGAGTCTGGAAAATCGCCGGTTGCTCGTCGGCGAAGGTGCGACGTTCACATTGCCCACTCAGGTGATCGAACCGGTCGGGCTTGCGGGAGATTTTGCCGCAGAGATCGACTGGGGAGACGGCACCACGACCACCGTCGACGTGGCGGATTTCAGCGGACGGACCGATGTTCGAATCCGGTTCGACTACAGCCTCGACACGAGTAACTACTTCAACGCGACTCGACGTGCCATTCTGCAGGATGTCGCCGATTCGATCACTCAGTATTTCAGTGATCAGCTCTCGGCCATCACGCCGTCAGGGTCCAACACTTGGAATCCCCAGGTGTGCCACCCTTCATCGGGTTCGCCCAGTCAATTGTGCTCATCTTTTGTCAGCGTCGCCAATCGAGTGTCGAGTGTTGCCGCAGGTGAGATCATTATTTTTGCCGGTGCTCGTGACTTGGCTGGCTCGACCCGAGCCGTCGCCGGCCCCGGTGCATTCTCCTACTCGGGCTCGGCGGCTTGGGAAGCGACGTTGCTGGGGCGAGGGCAGGCAGGTGCGACGACCAACCCGCGAACCGACTTTGCGACCTGGGGCGGCTCCTTGACGGTCGACAACAACGGAACGGACTGGTATTTCGGTCGGGACGCCAATGGAATCCAAAGCGGCCAAACGGACTTTGCCACCATCATGGCACACGAACTGTTGCACGTTTTTGGGTTCGGTTTCGAGCCCACCGATCGCACTTCATCGTGGGAACGGTTGACGTCCGGCACGAGATTCGTCGGAACCCAGGCCACCGCCGCGTATCCCCTGGCGGGCAATCCGCCTCTGCAAGCCGTGGGTGCGACGCGCCAGCACTGGGACGCGTCGTTGGAGAACGCGGGCATCCTGACGTTGATGCGATCGAATTTGAAGAACGGCGAACGCCAACTGATGACGCGACTCGATCTGGCCGCGTTGGACGACATCGGCTGGCAAGTCACTTATCCTGCGGTCTCTCGCATCAACGCCAGCCACGTCTATCCCGACAACGGGACGTACGATGTCAATGTGTATTTCCGAGGCAGCGAAGCTGGACAAATCAATCGCTCTGTCACCGCCGACATCACCAATGTCGCGCCGACCCTGACCGCACCAGCAAACCAGTTCGTGGTGGTCGGACAACGCCTGAGCCTACCCGCCGATGCATTCACCATCAGCGATCCAGGGTTTCGAAACAATTCCGCCTCACCGGCGACGAACGAAACATTCACGTATTCCATCGACTGGGGCGACCTTTCGACCCCGACCACCGGCTCTGCGACCCAAACCCAAGCCGGCTCGGCCACGTTGCCAACGCTGGCGAGATTCAGCGGTTCGCACACCTACACGGCGACGGGAAACTACACGGTCAGTGCAACCGTCATGGATGACGATGGCGGGACGGTGACGAAAACATTTCGCGTCACCGCAGGTCCGCCACCGGAGCTTTCACTCAACCTGTCGGCCTCCAACATCTCCGAGGACGCCGGCGGTGCGGCCACATCGCTGACGATCAGTCGCAGCGGATCGATCACCGATGACTTGGTCGTCACACTGATGTCGTCCGATACATCCGAAGCCACCATCGCTACGTCGGTGACCATTCCCGCCAATCAAAGTTCTGTCAGCGTTCCCGTGGCTGCGGTCGACGACACCCTGCTCGACGGAGCCGTCATCGTGACGCTCAGTGCGACGGCACCCGGACTGACCCGTCAAGACATTGCACTGACGGTCCAAGACGCCGAGTCACTGATCATCACGCCACTGCGGTTCAGCCTCCGCGAAAACGCCGCCCCCGAAATCGTTGCCAGGGTGGCTCGATCCAATACGGATCGCAGCCAGCCATTGCAGATCAACGTGTCTAGCAGTGACCCCACGCAAGCCACGGTGGAGGTGCAAGGCATCGATGCCAATCAAGCCGATGCGGCGGTGCGACTGACACCAATCAATGACAGCGCTGCGGAAAACCTCCGCACCCTGACCTACACCTTCGACGCGGCCGGATACACTGGCGCCACCTTTGTGATCGAGTTCTTGGACGACGAGCGACCCTATTTCCAAAACCAAGTCGATCGGTTCGATGTGGACACATTGGGCACCGTGACCGCGTTGGATGCCCTCTTGGTCGTCAACGAATTAGGTCGATTCAGCGGGCCGTCCAACTTGCCTCCGTTCGGCAGCCCCTTTGCCAGCGCCCAACGCGGCCCGTACCGATACGACGTCAACGGTGATTACTTGGTCACCGCGCTGGATGCTCTGCAGGTGATCAACGAAATCGCACGCCGTCGCGCCGAGGCATCACGCAGCAATGAAGGAATCGCTGCAACCCCGATTGCAAGTCCTACTGTGACCAGCAAGCTGGACGAGACAAGTAAACTGGACGAAGAAGCCCAGTGGCTGCAATGGTTGGCGGCTGATCCAGGTCGGTTTTGA
- a CDS encoding translation initiation factor, with protein MSRLFAGTPFDIPPTCDRCEKLESECQCEPIEPAKEYADPSKQSARVRVDQRKHKRKVTVVAGLSPEKSDLADLLSKLKSACGAGGTIVEDQLELQGDHLQRVKDEMLKIGYRVR; from the coding sequence ATGTCGCGTCTCTTTGCAGGAACACCGTTCGATATCCCGCCGACCTGTGATCGGTGCGAAAAACTGGAATCCGAATGCCAGTGTGAACCGATCGAGCCGGCGAAAGAGTACGCCGATCCATCCAAGCAATCCGCTCGGGTGCGTGTGGATCAACGAAAGCACAAACGCAAGGTCACCGTGGTGGCCGGGTTATCGCCGGAGAAATCTGACCTGGCCGATCTGTTGTCCAAGCTCAAGTCGGCGTGCGGAGCGGGCGGAACCATCGTCGAGGATCAGTTGGAGTTACAAGGCGACCACTTGCAACGCGTCAAAGACGAAATGCTCAAAATCGGCTACCGCGTACGCTAG
- a CDS encoding 4'-phosphopantetheinyl transferase family protein — protein sequence MISDADQDNADQDNVQHTVDPADRCVVHLYHATTSTQAPGAIEQCCAQWLAPSEIERANQFRRLTNRNQHVVGRGMARRLLGDVNVAPEQIEFDQGTNGKPYVVAPDAAKQPFNIAHTDGLVVCGLGNAPIDLVGVDVERLSRRTSTELAERYFSEPEVRYVRSKPTEEQREAFLKVWTLKESFIKAIGTGLQTPLADFAFREIDSGRPVIEMLSPALRSPHYWQFFSVSPRPGYVGAIAVAMQVPPANLDVSLRCFDDMVTIS from the coding sequence GTGATCTCTGACGCCGATCAAGACAATGCCGATCAAGACAATGTCCAGCACACCGTCGATCCTGCCGACCGATGCGTGGTCCACCTGTACCATGCCACCACTTCGACGCAGGCCCCGGGGGCGATCGAGCAATGCTGTGCGCAGTGGCTGGCACCGTCGGAGATCGAACGCGCCAATCAGTTTCGTCGCTTGACCAACCGCAACCAACACGTCGTGGGACGAGGCATGGCCCGGAGGTTGCTCGGTGACGTGAACGTTGCCCCTGAGCAGATCGAATTCGATCAAGGCACCAATGGAAAGCCATACGTGGTCGCCCCCGATGCCGCCAAACAACCTTTCAACATCGCGCACACGGATGGGCTGGTGGTTTGCGGATTGGGCAATGCCCCGATCGATCTGGTTGGCGTCGATGTCGAGCGGCTTTCGCGACGGACAAGCACCGAGTTGGCCGAACGGTATTTTTCGGAGCCCGAAGTTCGCTATGTTCGCAGCAAGCCGACCGAGGAGCAACGCGAGGCATTCTTGAAAGTCTGGACGCTCAAGGAATCTTTCATCAAGGCGATCGGGACTGGTCTGCAGACACCGCTGGCCGATTTCGCTTTCCGTGAAATCGATTCGGGTCGACCGGTCATCGAGATGCTCAGCCCGGCGTTACGCTCGCCCCATTACTGGCAATTCTTTTCCGTTTCGCCACGTCCCGGTTATGTTGGGGCGATTGCCGTTGCCATGCAGGTGCCTCCCGCCAACTTGGACGTCAGTCTGCGCTGCTTTGATGACATGGTCACGATAAGCTGA
- a CDS encoding bifunctional folylpolyglutamate synthase/dihydrofolate synthase: MSADHTQGGTPADPDQPKPDSPEYLEALSYLYDRLNYERLASGSARYPFRLHRTAQLLDRLGLRDYLATPWRCESAMQQAVDDSDGELYCRGPRAVPKVPLIHIAGTKGKGSTAAMIASILTASGAKVGLYTSPHLHRIEERFRIDGRPCHADELVGLVDRIKPVVAALIESGNPPPSFFEITTAMALMHFDASDCDAMVIETGLGGRLDSTNVCASSVTAITSIGLDHQYVLGNTIGEIAAEKAGIIKHGVPLVSGVTAKESADVIGARAAVVGVPTFQRNVDFTIDHQPCKTWGSRLTFHGSTDPMPRRLQCELPLEGIHQANNGALAIAVASILADSTLHPAGVDLPWRVTDESIARGIAAVDCSARVEPFVLGDGTLVILDAAHNEDSVDALCRCISQRRGQRRIAFVFGTSRDKSAEPMLRRIAEIADEVVLTQFCGNPRFTPAGELRAYVPENFAGQVTVVEDALTACKETMKPRPAAPSMIVICGSFFLAGELRPWLQQRVGDSP; encoded by the coding sequence GTGTCTGCTGACCACACGCAGGGGGGCACGCCCGCCGATCCTGATCAGCCCAAACCGGATTCGCCGGAGTATCTCGAGGCGTTGTCGTATTTGTACGACCGATTGAACTACGAGCGACTGGCCAGCGGCTCGGCTCGGTATCCTTTTCGCCTGCATCGGACGGCCCAACTGCTCGACCGGCTTGGCTTGCGAGACTATTTGGCTACGCCGTGGCGGTGTGAATCCGCCATGCAGCAGGCGGTCGACGATTCGGACGGCGAACTTTATTGCCGCGGCCCCCGCGCGGTTCCCAAGGTGCCGCTGATCCACATCGCGGGAACCAAGGGCAAAGGCTCCACGGCGGCCATGATCGCCAGCATCCTGACCGCGTCGGGTGCCAAAGTAGGCTTGTACACGTCGCCGCACCTGCATCGAATCGAAGAACGCTTTCGCATCGACGGTCGTCCCTGCCACGCCGATGAGTTGGTCGGCTTGGTGGACCGAATCAAACCCGTGGTCGCTGCGTTGATCGAATCAGGCAATCCGCCGCCCTCGTTTTTTGAGATCACGACGGCGATGGCGCTCATGCACTTTGATGCCTCCGACTGCGACGCCATGGTGATCGAGACTGGGCTGGGCGGACGACTGGACAGCACCAATGTTTGCGCCAGCAGCGTGACCGCGATCACGTCCATCGGACTGGATCATCAATACGTTTTGGGAAATACGATCGGCGAGATCGCTGCAGAGAAAGCCGGCATCATCAAGCACGGAGTCCCTTTGGTCAGCGGGGTGACGGCCAAAGAATCAGCGGACGTGATCGGCGCCCGAGCCGCTGTCGTGGGCGTGCCGACCTTTCAACGCAACGTCGACTTTACAATCGACCATCAGCCCTGCAAGACTTGGGGCAGCCGACTGACTTTCCATGGCAGTACCGATCCGATGCCGCGACGATTGCAGTGCGAGCTGCCGCTGGAGGGGATTCATCAGGCAAACAACGGGGCACTCGCCATCGCGGTGGCGAGTATTCTGGCGGATTCGACGTTGCATCCCGCCGGTGTCGACTTGCCTTGGCGTGTGACCGACGAATCCATTGCCCGCGGAATTGCCGCGGTAGACTGCTCGGCCAGAGTGGAGCCGTTTGTCCTCGGCGACGGGACGCTCGTGATTCTCGATGCGGCTCACAACGAAGACTCCGTCGATGCGTTGTGTCGATGCATTTCGCAACGGCGCGGCCAACGGCGGATTGCCTTTGTTTTCGGCACCAGCCGTGACAAATCCGCCGAGCCGATGCTGCGGCGGATTGCCGAGATTGCAGACGAGGTCGTTCTCACTCAGTTTTGCGGCAACCCTCGGTTCACACCCGCCGGCGAGCTGCGAGCGTATGTCCCCGAAAACTTCGCCGGTCAAGTCACGGTCGTCGAGGACGCGTTGACCGCGTGCAAAGAAACGATGAAACCACGTCCGGCAGCCCCATCCATGATCGTGATCTGTGGTTCCTTCTTTTTGGCCGGCGAGCTGAGGCCTTGGCTACAACAACGCGTGGGAGACTCGCCGTGA
- a CDS encoding ABC transporter ATP-binding protein, whose amino-acid sequence MDTDATAVAEAGDKTSNQTNANLGTDSGVVIETRNLSKIYRDFWGRKKVHAVKSLDIEVRKGEIFGLLGPNGSGKSTTIKLILGLLFPTSGRVLVFDKDATETKKNERIGYLPEESYLYKFLTAEETLDFYGRLFDMSGADRKRRVDELIQLVGLQGARHRQLREYSKGMTRRVGLAQALINDPDLIMLDEPTTGLDPIGTREMKDLILSLREQGKTILLCSHQLADVQDVCDRVAILHQGELKELGRVSDLLKVQDVTEVHASGLTEDAKKEIAEVIARHGGNLQSIDNPTATMEELFLNIVRESEARPGARRVSADAASSPGPAESSQQGDAN is encoded by the coding sequence GTGGATACTGATGCAACAGCGGTCGCCGAAGCCGGTGACAAGACTTCAAACCAAACCAATGCCAACCTGGGAACCGATTCCGGTGTGGTCATTGAAACCCGTAACCTGAGCAAGATTTATCGCGATTTCTGGGGCCGAAAGAAGGTCCACGCGGTCAAATCGCTGGACATCGAGGTTCGAAAGGGCGAAATCTTTGGTCTGCTGGGCCCCAACGGCTCGGGCAAGTCGACGACGATCAAACTGATCCTGGGGCTGTTGTTCCCCACCAGCGGTCGCGTGCTGGTGTTCGACAAGGACGCCACGGAGACCAAAAAGAACGAGCGGATCGGGTACCTGCCTGAGGAATCGTATCTGTACAAATTCTTGACCGCCGAGGAGACGCTCGATTTTTACGGGCGTCTGTTCGACATGTCCGGTGCGGATCGCAAACGTCGCGTGGATGAATTGATCCAACTGGTCGGATTGCAGGGGGCCCGCCACCGTCAATTGCGTGAATATTCCAAGGGGATGACCCGACGGGTCGGTCTCGCCCAAGCTCTGATCAACGATCCCGATTTGATCATGCTGGACGAACCCACGACCGGCCTGGACCCGATCGGTACCCGAGAAATGAAGGACCTGATCCTCAGCCTGCGAGAACAGGGCAAGACGATTTTGCTGTGCAGCCATCAACTGGCCGACGTCCAGGATGTCTGTGACCGGGTCGCGATCTTGCACCAGGGCGAGCTCAAGGAACTCGGTCGCGTCTCGGACCTGCTGAAGGTCCAAGATGTGACGGAAGTCCACGCCAGTGGCTTGACCGAAGACGCCAAGAAAGAGATCGCCGAAGTCATCGCTCGCCACGGCGGAAATCTGCAATCGATCGACAACCCGACCGCGACCATGGAAGAACTGTTCTTGAACATCGTTCGTGAAAGCGAAGCACGCCCAGGAGCTCGCCGTGTCTCAGCCGATGCGGCGTCCAGCCCCGGTCCCGCTGAATCATCTCAGCAGGGAGATGCAAACTGA
- a CDS encoding ABC transporter permease, whose protein sequence is MILQPDDFWSFYEWLFRPGAFVESALLQGAVLIVLAIMLGLMVGYIIAAARYGPGEGFFSMARAIRDLLFVDLPGTSPRRIFALARLAFKEAIRRKVLFVVGLFVVILLLAGWFLNTESNDPARLYISFVLTATNYLVLALALFISAFSLPQDIQARTIYTIVTKPVRATEIVLGRMLGFIGVGTMMLIPMGLLSYVFVTRGLRHDHVEVVEVAEVDGGRLEGKTDYVSAHNHRFTIEAGETQGLTDFNRGHRHVVTRADDGKFTIGAPTDALRARVPSYGAITFYDRSGQEKEEGIDVGNERLAGGYRSQGISRVIGMSGGSRQIQHGYIEGGTLGSVVYSFGNVTPDRYPNGLQVDMSIRAYRSWKGDIEAGIRGSLVLRNPDTKAESNPLAFVINEYVVDEKLLPQVSDGTNGSGEPARVAAFEQWFSPEDKEKAEKGELNLAELVTPDGRVDLVLRCLDRSQYIGVTQSGIYLRPAESTFAWNLAKAYGSIWLQMTMIIGFGVMFSTFLSGPVAMVATTVCILLGFFAEGIYDTRHYMDSNINRGGGPVESLIRLVKQDAMTTELDVEGAAYSLIKVTDAIIVYAMDALATAMPNLPKMVGTAEYAASGFDIFGALLARHGVATLGYVILAFLISYFFLKSREIAA, encoded by the coding sequence ATGATTCTGCAACCGGATGATTTTTGGAGTTTCTACGAGTGGCTGTTCCGGCCCGGGGCGTTTGTCGAAAGCGCGCTGCTGCAGGGTGCCGTACTGATCGTCTTGGCAATCATGCTGGGGCTGATGGTCGGCTACATCATCGCGGCCGCCCGGTACGGACCAGGCGAAGGCTTCTTTTCGATGGCCCGAGCGATCCGAGACCTGCTGTTCGTTGATTTGCCCGGCACGTCGCCACGTCGGATTTTCGCTTTGGCTCGCTTGGCGTTTAAGGAAGCGATTCGGCGCAAGGTGCTCTTCGTCGTCGGCCTGTTCGTGGTCATCTTGCTGCTGGCAGGCTGGTTCCTCAACACCGAAAGCAACGACCCGGCCCGCCTCTACATCAGCTTTGTCTTGACGGCCACTAACTACCTCGTACTGGCCTTGGCATTGTTCATCAGCGCGTTCTCTCTGCCGCAGGACATTCAAGCTCGTACGATCTACACGATCGTGACCAAGCCCGTCCGCGCGACAGAAATCGTGCTTGGTCGCATGCTCGGATTCATCGGTGTCGGCACCATGATGCTGATCCCGATGGGCTTGCTGAGTTATGTGTTCGTCACACGTGGATTGCGACACGATCACGTCGAAGTGGTCGAGGTCGCCGAAGTCGACGGCGGTCGACTGGAGGGAAAAACGGATTACGTCTCCGCTCACAACCACCGCTTCACCATCGAAGCCGGTGAGACTCAAGGCTTGACCGATTTCAACCGCGGACACCGTCACGTCGTCACGCGTGCTGATGACGGCAAGTTCACGATCGGAGCACCCACCGATGCGCTGCGTGCTCGAGTTCCCTCCTATGGTGCCATCACGTTCTACGATCGATCCGGTCAAGAGAAAGAGGAAGGCATCGACGTCGGAAACGAACGTCTGGCCGGTGGATACCGCAGCCAAGGTATCTCACGCGTGATCGGGATGTCCGGCGGCTCACGTCAAATCCAACACGGTTACATCGAAGGCGGCACGCTCGGCTCGGTTGTTTATAGCTTCGGCAACGTCACTCCTGATCGCTATCCCAACGGCCTGCAAGTCGACATGTCGATTCGTGCCTACCGTTCCTGGAAAGGAGATATCGAAGCCGGTATTCGCGGTTCGCTGGTATTGCGAAACCCCGACACCAAGGCTGAGTCGAATCCGCTCGCCTTCGTGATCAATGAGTATGTCGTCGATGAAAAGCTGTTGCCCCAAGTCTCCGACGGAACCAACGGCAGCGGAGAACCGGCACGGGTGGCCGCGTTCGAACAATGGTTCTCCCCCGAGGACAAAGAGAAAGCAGAAAAGGGCGAATTGAATCTCGCCGAATTGGTCACCCCCGACGGACGCGTCGACTTGGTCCTGCGTTGCCTGGACCGCTCGCAATACATCGGAGTCACCCAAAGCGGAATCTACCTTCGCCCGGCCGAAAGCACCTTTGCGTGGAACTTGGCCAAGGCCTACGGATCGATCTGGCTGCAGATGACCATGATCATCGGCTTTGGCGTCATGTTCAGCACGTTCCTCAGTGGCCCCGTGGCAATGGTCGCCACGACGGTGTGCATCCTGCTGGGATTTTTTGCCGAGGGGATTTACGACACACGCCACTACATGGACTCCAACATCAATCGTGGTGGGGGCCCGGTCGAATCCTTGATCCGTTTGGTCAAGCAAGACGCGATGACGACGGAGCTCGACGTCGAAGGCGCGGCTTATTCTCTCATCAAGGTGACCGATGCGATCATCGTGTATGCGATGGACGCGTTAGCCACCGCCATGCCAAACTTGCCCAAAATGGTGGGCACCGCAGAATACGCTGCGAGCGGTTTTGATATTTTTGGCGCACTGCTCGCGCGTCACGGCGTGGCCACACTGGGCTATGTCATCCTAGCATTCCTTATCAGTTACTTCTTCTTGAAATCGCGTGAGATCGCGGCATGA
- a CDS encoding IRE (iron responsive element) encodes MNQSTAFGRKILYLVVLVAMLIPLYLFGQPSNGSSGSGGQLATMREDFNIAESDLGEISPTSETMKLVSLGMRGVAATQLWQKAHEYRVQHEWDRLKAALNNIALLQPHYDKVWEHQAHNLAYNVSPQFDDYRQRYEMVREGTEFLTRGVRQNLKAPRLIWYTGWFYGNKMGMSDEKRQFRRLFADDTVLHESLVNQNIPVSEALGPLGKPDNWLVGQKWLEHGYDLVDSGTKIRRQTPLNFFETGPKWAIKHAEAIESEGILDTENAQRAWTKANEDWVELGRRSIETTADFTIKLGSLDEMREQRKVLLEEIRAEAGDVYDQMKAELVDSLQQDMKRVYFQKPEERSPAGKELMENTIEKYLTPNLQELAKRANPENRLNIVMKIAQLQDLGERMNKTEGYRNQINYPYWESLTLAEQEERTIRARRLVYEAEKANADAELDRAIKLYDQAFEIWSEVFDDYPVLILDDAADDLMESVRRYMIAIDSQELPENFPLKLLVEMKMAPDGGTPSAEAYAEIRAEQKEKTAQRKKELEEQERKLLEEAEKAESEKAKAEKMKAEKAETDTAETDTAEEKTGDEKPAKETTGEQKPASEPDAAEATEEKTEPVKQDDASEGESKPEEKPADEPAADEPAAEEPAAEVPAEAGE; translated from the coding sequence ATGAACCAATCCACTGCTTTCGGTCGCAAGATCCTTTATCTCGTGGTCCTGGTGGCCATGCTGATCCCGTTGTACCTGTTCGGTCAGCCGTCAAACGGCAGCTCCGGATCGGGCGGGCAGTTGGCTACCATGCGAGAAGACTTTAACATCGCGGAGAGCGATCTCGGCGAAATCAGCCCCACCAGCGAAACCATGAAACTGGTCTCCCTGGGGATGCGCGGGGTCGCCGCAACCCAGTTGTGGCAAAAAGCGCACGAGTACCGTGTGCAACACGAATGGGACCGTCTCAAAGCGGCGCTCAACAACATTGCGTTGCTGCAACCTCACTACGACAAAGTCTGGGAGCACCAAGCTCACAACTTGGCCTACAACGTCTCGCCGCAGTTTGACGACTACCGTCAACGCTATGAGATGGTCCGCGAAGGCACCGAGTTCCTGACGCGAGGAGTTCGTCAAAACCTCAAAGCACCCCGGTTGATCTGGTACACCGGCTGGTTCTATGGAAACAAAATGGGCATGTCGGACGAGAAACGTCAGTTTCGTCGCCTGTTTGCCGACGACACCGTGCTCCACGAATCACTCGTCAATCAGAACATCCCCGTTTCCGAAGCTCTCGGGCCACTGGGAAAACCAGACAACTGGCTGGTCGGTCAAAAATGGCTCGAACACGGTTACGACCTAGTGGACTCGGGAACCAAAATCCGTCGACAAACCCCGCTCAACTTTTTTGAAACCGGCCCCAAGTGGGCAATCAAACACGCCGAAGCCATCGAGTCCGAGGGAATCCTCGATACGGAAAACGCTCAGCGTGCTTGGACCAAAGCCAACGAAGACTGGGTGGAATTGGGACGACGCAGCATTGAGACCACCGCTGACTTTACCATCAAACTCGGATCTCTGGACGAGATGCGGGAACAGCGAAAAGTACTGCTGGAAGAAATTCGAGCCGAAGCCGGTGATGTCTACGATCAAATGAAAGCCGAGCTGGTCGACTCCCTGCAACAGGACATGAAACGCGTTTACTTTCAAAAACCAGAAGAACGCAGCCCGGCCGGCAAAGAGCTGATGGAAAACACCATCGAAAAGTATCTCACGCCCAACCTGCAGGAACTCGCCAAACGCGCCAATCCAGAGAATCGACTGAACATCGTGATGAAAATCGCGCAGTTGCAGGACCTGGGCGAGCGGATGAATAAGACCGAAGGCTACCGAAACCAAATCAACTATCCCTACTGGGAAAGCTTGACCCTGGCCGAACAAGAAGAGCGTACGATTCGTGCCCGTCGATTGGTCTATGAAGCAGAAAAGGCAAACGCCGACGCTGAACTGGATCGCGCGATCAAACTCTATGACCAAGCGTTTGAGATTTGGTCTGAAGTCTTTGACGACTATCCCGTCCTGATCCTGGACGACGCCGCGGACGATTTGATGGAATCCGTCCGTCGATACATGATCGCGATCGACTCCCAAGAACTGCCCGAGAATTTCCCGCTGAAACTGCTTGTGGAAATGAAGATGGCTCCGGACGGCGGAACGCCGTCCGCAGAAGCGTACGCAGAAATCCGCGCCGAGCAAAAAGAGAAGACGGCTCAGCGAAAGAAGGAGCTTGAGGAGCAGGAACGCAAGCTCCTGGAGGAAGCCGAGAAGGCAGAATCTGAGAAGGCGAAGGCTGAAAAAATGAAGGCAGAAAAAGCCGAAACCGACACAGCTGAAACCGACACAGCTGAAGAAAAGACTGGCGATGAAAAACCGGCCAAAGAGACAACTGGCGAGCAAAAGCCTGCAAGTGAGCCAGATGCGGCAGAGGCGACCGAAGAAAAAACGGAGCCCGTGAAGCAAGATGATGCATCCGAAGGCGAATCAAAGCCTGAGGAAAAACCTGCTGACGAGCCAGCCGCTGACGAGCCAGCCGCTGAAGAGCCAGCCGCTGAAGTGCCAGCCGAAGCGGGTGAGTAG